AACGGTGGAGATTAGTAGTTGAAGTTATCCTCACCATTGGTCGAACTTTTTGGAAGTAACCTAGATATGCTACTACCCTTATCGATTTCTCTCTTCCCTCAAACCACCACAACTCTCTCATATGCCGTAATCCATCTCAAGCCACCACAAACTCTCAGAGCCTCCACAATCCTATATCAAATCCGTCTTCAACCACCACGATTTAGATAACAGTGTTATCTTACACATGTTATCGACATCTAGTCCCTCGATCTTATTCATCCATCTTATAAATCTTTTGAATACACCACAAGCCTCATAGATCCACAAAGATTTGAAGCCTTACGTACCTCAGAGATAACCAATAGTCTCGATTTATAGGGATAGTCAAGGATCTAACTTTTGTAAATTTATCAGTTTTGTCTTTAGTAATTCCTTCTTCACATAGTTTTGTTCATTAACTTAGATTGCATGTTCTTATTTTcgttatttacttattttaaagATCTAAATTTGGTTAACTTTCCAGCTAGCAACTCTAATGGAAGCAGAGAAGCAGTCAACACAGCTCAACCAGACACAATAACCGCCACAACAATTAGCGGTCAACACAGCTCAACCAGCCACATCAATAATTAAGCACTCAAGAAAGCTCAACCTCAGGAGTAACTAATGTATACAAGCTAACCAGAGCCGAGCGCAAACCAATTGATACGCATTGAGGATCGGGAAGAAGACATCGACCCAGATTACATGCATTATCTGAGGGCAATAGGTGCATATGACTCAGTTCAACCACAGTCAGCACGAGGAAAGTGTCGTGATCGTAATGGTCCTCGCTAAAACATCTACCTAATATTCCTACTGCTGTGATATTTGTATCACCATTGCTTCACTTATGTTTTATTTGCTTCAGTATGCTATATTTGCTTGgtatgttttattttgattcTCTATGTTTTATTTGCTTCAGCACGATATTTTCTTTCTCCTATGTATGAGATTTGTGTGTGTCTCtaatacaaattataattctaattgtatatttccaaaaAATCTACAAATTATGCAATTAAACATTCCAAATCAAACAATTTTGCAGCAATTCAACCAGCAAATGTTTCATTATCCAATAtgctacatataaaaaaatgtatatatgaaACTTGATAACCtatcacaagaaaaaaaaactacattataGTATTCAATGACACATGGTAGATGATATAATCTTTGTGATTTAATATAgcaatataaaacattataataccGTGTTTCATAATACCCAGActatgtatttaaaaaatgatatacatatgagcacaaaaaaaataaactttagcaaaaaaacagagtattttaattactaataaatattaagtatGATTATTAAAAGactaatataaacattttttcaaCCTCTTCAACTGATACCATTTGACTAATATAAACTTTAACtatgtttacatataaaatatgaaacaaaatatgaatTTATGGTATTCCAAACAGAACATTATAATCTTCCGAAGAACTTGCTCtgattttacaaatattttataaaaaaataagatgatAGTAATGATTTTGATGTTATAGTTGATGTTAACACAACAAATTCATTAgtataatttaaacaaaatcattagtataatttaaacaaaacataaattaatgatATTCCAAACATGACACTATAATCTTCAGAAGAAATTGCTCTGCTTTTacaaatatttcataaaaaaaattattaatagtaATAAACATTTcaaatcaaacacaaaattGCAATATCCAATTTTccttaatataaaaattactaatagtaataaaatattccaaatcaaacacaaaatttaaatagCCCATTTtctgcgcgtagcgcggacaacgACTCTAGTCcggataaaaataaaatcttgcACTTACTTTAGACCATCTGACTTGGAAAAGAAACGTTTAACCTTTTAAAATCCATATGTACCATGTCCTGAGCCTTGTCTACTGGATATGCAATATGCACTGATGACAATGTGGAGAGTTGATAAGAGTTTCTGTAATAAATCATAAACACACAGATACACAGACATGGAAGACAACCGTAAATCTTGAAATAAAACCCCAAACCAATTCCATTATTCCAAACCGTAAATCTTGAAATAAAACCCCAAACCAATTCCATTATTCCAAGACCTTGCAAATAAATGCTAATTAGAAACCAAGTTCCCCCCTTTTCTTGAAAAGATAGTCCTTAATTTTATAAGCAATCCATCTCCTTATTTATTCCTAAGAGAACCACCAATAAACTCCAAAGCAGTTGTACACTAACCTCAGTGATATGATAGAGAATTTCTTGACTCATTTATGAAAATCACCCTTCATAGATCTTGACTTGTTTATGAGAATTTCTTGACTCTTTTATGAAAATCTCCTTCATAGATgagttagtttttttcttttgtgtcgTGATAAGTATTCATCATTAGtcaggaattttttttttttttttttgttagtcaGGAATTATAAATTGTTGTTTTATTAAGGGAAATGCAAAGCATAATAATTTGTTTAGTAATTAGTATTGATAGAGAATATTCTCTTGCTCAATTCAAATAAAtagtattaataattaataataaaaataaaaatgtaatgtttattaaaaatgtaatacaACACATTGTAAATAATTCAAAACTTCAAGGTGACCTCAAAAAGGAcccttcagttttaatagtattgatgataGATATGCTAtacaaaaaatttatttgtatttatgaaattaattttaaaaaagttagttttttagaaaagtattgtattaatttaatttattctaaagtattatatttatatactaaagatATTTCCTAAttgcatattttaatattatttttatgcatattttattttttaatgataatatttttattcaattacTTAGATGCATATTCCAACTATATAAAAAGAAGTTGGTATGGATCTGCTAACGTTTTAGCTAAAGTAAATGATAATAATTAATTAGtatttatggttttattttggtttgtaaagaaaatttatttgttaccataaatatagggatattttcattgttttgtaaatatgataaaatccAAGGGTAGAATCCTGGATTTATaaaataggatcctgctttaaaaaacataaattaccTTTCTCGTTGACCCCCACCCCCAATAGAAGAAGAAAGACACTAGGGTTCCGGCGATCTAACATCGGATTGGATTCGCGAGGAATTAAATCCTATTCCTCGGACTAGCATTGATTTCTCATCAAGCTTGGGTCTTTGTTATCTCCGGGAGTCTCACCTTCTCTCCCGACCCGATTAaggttcttttttttcctttttttttgtgtgtgtgtgtgtgtgtgtgtgttcatatatatatatatatatatatagttcaagTGAATAAATCAATCTTATTATTCCCGTAATAGAAAGGCTAGGGGATTCACGTTTAGTCTTTGGTTTGTATGTATTCATTCAATAGTAATTGTAGTTTCTTTTCTTTACGAACTTAGCTTAATTCACGGTGGTTGGTTGTCAATTCGATTCCTATTCTTCTTCTATTTCTGATGTTTCCTTGTTGATgttgtagagaagaagaagaagaagaagaagaagaagaatgacgTCGCCACCACAACCTCCTCCAGAAATCTTAGTAGTGATTGAGAGAACAGCACGTGTGGTAGCCCAGTTGGGCTTAGAGCATGAGAAGTTAATCTTGGAAGCCAATCGTTGTATTGAGAATGCACCTTACAAGCCGCCTGGTAGCAAGACTGTATTGGAGGTTGAAAGGTCCGGCTTTTTGAAGAGTTGTGATCATCCCTATCACCAAGTCTACAGGAAAAAGCGCGATGCATACTTTGCTCAGTGCCAAGATGGGGTGATTCATTTCCTACGACCTAAattcgatgatgatgatgatctcaaGCCTCCTCCCAATAGGGACgaccctcctcctcctcctcaccCTCCTCCAGATGACATCACACCCATCGACCTCGGTTTGGTTAAGGTCACTGCTCTGTTTGTGGCGCGCTACGGCCAACAGTTTTGGCACGCTTTGATCGACATGCCCATGTGCCCCCATTTCAGCTTTTTGAAGTCTTCTGACAAGACATTCAGTTACTACAACGGACTTGTTGGTCTGTATCATAGAGTCCTAAGGCCTTTTCCTCCTGATGCTGATGAAGCTCCTCTTGGGGAGTTTTTCCGCTATGTTCAGTTGGAGAAGCTGCATCAGAAAGTCACTGATTTGCATGCTTTGGCGTATGGTCTTGACTGCATGGACGACCGAGATGCTTCTCCTCTTGCCATGCCACCCTCCTTTTCACTTATGACTATGCCTCATCATCCTAATCAAGATGAGGATGACATCCAACCCCAGTGTGAACCTGATCCCATTCCCCCATATATGTTTCCCGAAAGGATTTCACTAGAAGAGCTAGTTATCATTAAGCTTACTGCATTCTTTGTGTCTCGGTACGGTCAATGTTTTCTTCGGGCGCTGATGATGAGAGAGGTTTCCAACCCTCACTTTGACTTTCTGTTTTTCCGTTGGGATCAAAGGCCTCAGTTTCCGTCAATGGAGCCAGCTGAAATCAGGTCCCATGTTTTCAATGTGCTTGTTTATGCCTATTCAAAAATACTAATGCCTTCCAAAAGGGCCAACGACCCTGGTTTCTGTTCGGTGGTCGTTCTTGCTGTTTTTTCTTCCCGtcttcttcgacttgagaagcCGAAGCTGGGGGAGGGAGTGAAGACTAGGGCTATCATTGATTTGCATGCCTTTGTGGCAGGTGTGGACTATCTTGCTCACATGCATGAGCCGCAGTATTCTGGTATCATGTCACCACCTCAACGCCTTTCAGTTATGATAAAGAACCTGCAGTCACCACTACAAACGCCGCATCCTGGTATACTTGTTCTGCTTCCCCTGGGACGTAAGCTCAGTGACTACCCTCAATGCTCAAGGTCCATGTGTAGCCACCTTGAATACACATTTCCTCAATCGATTGGACCCGATGAGCTTGGTGTTATCAAGCTCACAGCGCTGTTTGTAACAAGGTATGGGATGTCTTTTATGGAGGCTTTGATGAAGATAGCGCCTACTGAGTTTGAGTTTCTGAAGCTAACTCATAGCAGGAGAGCGCTCTTTTTCGCGTTTATTGACGTGTATTCCAGTGTATTGAAGCCTTTCACAAAGGGCGGTGATCATTTGGCCATGGCTCTTGAGTTTTTCTTCTACTGTCTTCAGTTGAATAAGCTTAAAAAGGGAGTGGCTGTGATGGAATTGTCGGCTTTTTTGAGTGGTGTTGATCATTTTGCATGGATGGATGTTAATGGCTACTCTGCTATCGTGGCTGCACCTGAATGCCGTTCAGTGATGATGAACCGGCTAACGCAGATTGATACTGGTGGTGGTCTTGATCAGCCTCCAACTCTAAGAACTCCCTTCTCGTTTCCTTCTAACTATTATCGATTTTCCTCACCCCATGATATAGCTATCATTAAGCTGACAGCTGTGTTTGTGGCACGGTATGGGGTGCGCATTTGTCGGGAATTGAAGAAGAAATTGGATGCAAGAACAGTTTTAAAGTTTATGGAACCAAGTGATGAATTGTTCCATTTTTATGAGGTAGCTGTTCATGCATATTCCAACATATTAGAGGGTTCAGATGATGCTGATACAGAGACAGTTATTGAGAGATACTTCCATTGTGTTCAATGGGAGGAGCAAAAGGAAGAAGGGTCAATGACTTTTGATGATGATTTGTATGGTTTTGTGGAGGCTGTTGACTGCTTTGCTCAGTTGGAGGATGGATACTTTTTTCAGATGATGGGGAACATCCATCTCCATCTAGTACGTCCGTGTGATTGTCTTTATGAACAGACCTCTTCATCAGAGCCAAAGAGACGAAAGGTTGACGAGTCATCTAGTGTTATAgaggtaaatatttttcttcCTTGGGCTGGAACTGGACTAGTCTTTGTGTGTTAAACttgatatatatgtatgtgtatttttttttcaaggatTCCTCGACGATCAAGGTGTGGGTTCCAACAGTGTATGGAAGGAAAGTCATTAAAATAGCAGTGGGGTCGTTATCGGAAAAGGTGTCGAGTTTGAAGGAGAAAATAGCCAATGAGATTCAAATGCCAGCAAAGGATCTGAAGTTACGTGGCAAAGAAGGGGTATTGAAGGGGGACAAGTCACTAGCACAAAACGATGTTGAAACAGGAGAAATCCTCACCCTGACTTGGCGCATTTCTAGGTGGTATTAGAGAAATGCAAGTCTCGTCTATTTACTAAAAATATGTCCAAAACTTGTTTTTGATTGGCAAGCAACGTTTTGTCTCTGGTATCTCTGTTTTGTCTTAAAATATTTACTACTTTTGTCTCTGCTATCTCAAAAATATTACTACTTATGATTGTGTGCTCATTCACTTCATTGGTTTCTCGTGCAAAAAACAGAGCATCACAATAACATTTGCAACAGTTTATGAACAAGGTTGCGCACATGTTCTGCTTTTGAAATAATGAGAGCAGAACAAAACATGGTACAGGGGTCAAGGCTTGTGAACAGGTGCTGAGCACCAACACCAACACCAACGATACCATATTTACTTGTAGAAGCATCAATTCAGCGACAAGTTGATTATAGATTCTACGTGGCTAGGATGCTCGTTCTACTTTGATCAGCTTTGGAACATGAAAAAACTGATTTACTATATCATACGTTTTACAACCTGATAATCTCGTGTCAATgcatcaaccacaaacacacatccaaaagaaaaacaaaaaaaaaacctacaaTATTTCACATCTTGATATCTCTTTCTTCTATCATATGGATACTGAACATGACACAAGTGATATCCCCAGCTTTTCACCATCCGACTCCCAAATACAGACTTGGTAGGAATATCTTCTCACTACTAAAAGCTTCCACCTCCACTCTGAACAGAAGATCTCTTCCTCGTCCCCACAATCAACTCATTGGGAACTCCGTTCTCCCATTGTCTTGGCTGGCTGGCTTGGCTCCTCATATTGACGAACGTCTCATTATATGTATGGTGTCTCTGTGGTTTCCCCTCAATCCACCAGGCCGGATTTCACCTGCAAATTAGGCAAGTGAAACTTTTGGATTACACAATAATCTAACGTTCACTATCATTCGAATAAACTCTCTCCAGTCACTTAAGATAACCTATGCAGCCTCTTCAGTACAAACCATTATCATATTAGCTTACGCATGGTAAAGAAGCATACGTTTATTCAGTGCTACCACGTCAAACTTAACGGAGTTTTACAAGCATCTGCAGCTCTTTTAATTGCCCGtaagatagaaaacaagataaggaCGGTTTCCTTGTTACTAAGTAACACCGACAACATAGGGCTGCAAAGGGAAGATGTAATAATCAAAAATTCAACAGAAACTAATTAGCAACAATAAACGGAACTTAGCTATTACCCACAAAACCGAGCATATACATGCTCATCCATGCAGTCTTCTGAAGGGAAATCCGGGTCATGTGCAAGAACATGGATCAGGAACACTATCATGTTAATCTGGACAATCAGTGAGTGATCTACATCCCGTTGATCTACACCCCCAGCTTCTCTTGTAGCATTTCTGATGAATCCATTGATATATCTAAGTGACTGAACAACTGAAACATTCCCATCTTAGAGTGAGAAGTATTAGCAACTTACATCATTTTGCAGATCTCTGCATGGATCACAGATGGATGGAAAACGAAAAAGCACATGCGTATCTTCTGGCTGGGTATCATATTTTCCATCAATAGCTTGTGTAATTTGGTGAGAAAAGTCATGGTAATAAAAGCATTGGAGTCCTGACAGAAAACAAAGGCAAATGACCAGAAAGACAATCAAGTGCACCATAAACTCAACCAAACTAATCCAACTTTCTGAACACAGGTATCTAGTACAAGAGACCAAAAGAAGCAATTACAAGTCAGACAGCCCTCACTGCCACTAAATGGTTAACTATACTAGTAACATCCCTTTTTTCAGGAACAAATGACCATAAACCCAAGCCAATTCCACTAGAGCAACTTTTGGATATGTCACATATGCAAGGGTAGATACTCTCATAAGTTATCAAGAAATTCACATAAATTCCTTCAATCTAAGAAATCGATATGTGATCAAGTAATGTAGAGTCAAAGAAATAAACGCACGTTGCAGAAAAAATAACCTTGCATAACTTGGAAAAGACAGATTTTTCAAATGTCTAGCCAACGAAGCAATGGCAGAAACAGCATGTTTTGCCTGAGAACGAGTACCCTCCAAACACATCTTCTCCAGAACAGTGGAATAGTCACTGCAAAAGCAAACCAATGTCTTAAGTATGTCCAGGTCTCACTAATCCATACGTAGTATAGTAGTTGTCTAGGCATTCAAAAGTAACAAAGTATCTAAAACGAACTCAAAGCATCtaataaatctataaattttagttaCTCTTTAGAAAAGTAGACTTTATGTTTGACCGAAAACGATAGACTACATAACGTGCCTATATCTGAAATTTTGTATTCAGAATGTTCATTGTATATCGCCGTATAATAATCTTCTTCAATTAGTTTTCCATCAGAGAACTAATATTAGTTATGGGTGTAGTATAAACAGGCAGAACACTTAAGCCCAATAGCTTGATAAGTTTATGTTTATATCAGCACAACATATTTGCAAATGTTTGTAAATCAGATCTCAGAGAGTAGATTCTGAAACCTTGCGCTACAAAGATGGACAGGAAATTCTTTACTATGATCAAACAATTGGTTAACAAATTAGCTTTTTACTTTGTGTCTGATTACGTATACAAACTCAGTAGAAAATGCCATGTTACACATTTCTCTAGCAACACCATAAAGCAGTATAGcaagatacttaagatgataGCTTAACCTAAACCCATTGCAAGTCAAATAGTGCTGGATGGTTACCTGAAGTTGGCAGAAATATATGGAGCTGCCTTTGACAAAGCTTCAGTTACCTCGTCAGCGAATGAATCATTGTCCTCTAACAGCTccgaaaactgtttttttttctgaacctCTCAGGTAAGAAGGGAACATGTTGAGGATTACCTAATTTAGGAAAACAGTAACTGTGTCTCATTTTCATATCCGAAGTCGATTTAAGCATATAACACTAATGTACACTTAAGAACGATgatattcataaaataaaatttaaatgttttatgGATTATGGAACATTAGCGCACAACAGAACACCTTAAATGAACAAAGGACGGATATCAAACGgaacaacaaaaaattatacGCAAGGATAATAATTAGAGGATGCCTGCATGTTTCTCTGCATTTGTTCTTACCAGAAGAAGTTTGATGAAAGAAGCCTTCAACTGCGTGTCAGCAGAGGTGCTGCTAGAAAGCTGTTCCAGAAGATACCGAACATGCTCTGAGCTAAATATAGTAGGGGCACATTTTGTAGAAAGTATGCGCAGGAAGTCAAAAAGTTGATGATTTGCACCAATTCTCTCGAGAAACTTctcctggaaaaaaaaaaagtaaaatgtaAAGAGCAAATATGTActgaagttgaatatatctacTATGCACATTCaagtgtttatatattttgcttCTTTCTGAACACCAATGCCTTTCCTGAAAAATATACTCTAGCCGATAATACTAAAATAACGCAGCACAGAATTaatcaagaaagaaaatgaatagAATATTCACGATACGGTAGATGTTTCAGAGAAAACCTTACGAACTGTGAAGtgaatttaacataaattacgCATAAGCCAATCATAATAAAAGTTTGGACTTACTCTAATAGTCGGAGCTTTTGTGAATGTCAGTTCATCCAGCAGTAGAGTTAAAGCATCAAAAATTGAGGTGTCGTCCATTTGGTCGAATTTGTGAAAGAAATCTTCTGCCTTAGAGGCGTCTGGAAAGCAAGCTGAAAGCTGTACAAAATagcttttctgttttttttttttcacttcttCTACATCTTGATCCTGAAGCAAGCATCAGATTAAACTAATAAAGTGAGCAACATAAGGTTTGCGAACCCTCGGGATCTGTGAGCACCAGATTTTAAGAGATAAGCGAATACTGTTAGTGTAGATGAGGCGACGAAAACAAGTGCAGAAAAGTAAGATCACACGTTTATTAAAGCGCAAATGCATAATAAATACCAGTATTTGATCTTCAGAATTGTGCAAATCATAATCGATAGATAATTAATCTCTGTACATCCATACCTTTCCCTCCTTCACTAGATTTTGAAGAATAACACCGACAAGTGACGAACTCGCCTCTTCTTTCAGAATATCAGTCATTATGGTTAGAATGTCATTGAATAAACTTTGTTGCGCTTGCTGCGTGTTAGCCTCTCGCTGCTGCACTTTAGCATTCTTCTGATGAACTAAATTCTGTTGATAGTGCTCCCTGTAacgagaaggaaaaaaaaatgatcatgaATACACCAGAGTAGTCTCGTAACAgtacaaaaacaaaatgtttcatCTCTTACCTCACAACAGAGAAAAACGTGTTAAGTCATGGCAGTCCACGTCCAGCATTAGCATACAACATTTGCTATCGAGAAACTGTCTCCAAGATCTTTGCCCTTCTCGAGAAGTGAGGGCTTACAGTATCAGAGAACTCAGCAAGAAAGAGGTTGAAGATATCCTGAAATTAGGATACcacatgttaaaaaaaataacccaCCTGACAAAACCGAACCTAGTACTACTAACGCTGTAAGTTCCACAAAGATGCAAGTGACTACTACACAAACAGGAGCCATAAATGAAAAGGGGCTAAAGGAAATGTTTATACCCTGAGATACTTGTCTTCAAAAGGTGGCTCAGGTGCCAGAATCCGAAAGATCTCACTGACGCAAACAGTAACTAATAGATTCACGTCGTTATCAACGATTCTTAAGAAGGTCATGCTTGATAATGGATTTCTTCAGCGGTTTCAGCTCAGCTTCAAGCAGTTTCAGAGCTTGTTTCTTGCTCACAGTTTCAGTAACTAAAGGCTGCTCGATTTGTGACAGTGTAGTAGCAGCTTCCTGCAAAAAGTTACAGATACAGGTAATGAACATAGATTTCCCTATCACACTATAAACAGCCCTCAGATCAGCGACTAGCTTACCGATAAAACCCTAAAATAGATTTCAAATGtgcaaaagcaaaagaaaaacctTTGGGATACTAGGGTAAAACCCATCACACACGGTCACAAAGTTGTCAATCGAACTACAGAGTGATGAAATCGAGTTGATTGGAGTAAACCCACATACTTACACGTAGTGATTTTACGAGAGAGCCCTTGTTCGGATGAGAAGACTGAAGCAAACGAGAACCCATCTCGGAGACAATCTGCTTTGGAGTTTTCTCCATGTTCCGTACAAAGATAGTAGCACAATACAAGGTTTGagcaggaaaagaaaaaaaatcatttttcatGGTTCTTATGAAAATCCTCTTTTCAGGACATGACCGGTATGATCTCCATAGCGCTTCTATATCTCTGGTCTATTCCTTGTCTCATTCTCTTATGTACCCATCACTCCTTCTGAGGTCAAAGCATCCAACACCAACTTATATGTATACTCTCTAGGAACCAACCCGGCCTCCACCATCTCCACGAGCCTCTGCCACTCTCCTTGTCTCAAGAAGAGCGTGAATCAGCGGCGTGTTCGTGCTTGAAACAGGTACACCGTGACCCATCATCTCAACCCCACGTTCTATCTCATTGGTCACACTGTAATACTTTAGGAAAGAATTATACGTCACCTGGTTTGGGACacactctctcttcttcatatcTTCAAACAGCTCCAATCCTGTTAGTTTTACAGCATCCATCGATCAAGCAATTGTAAGTAACCACATCAGGTGCAAACACTCTGAACAGCATTTCCCTAAACATTCTATTAGCTTCCCACATCCTCCTCCTTATGCGTCCCATATCTACAGTTATCGGTAACTGCAACAGGAATCTAGCCTTTTTGAAGTTCCCTACTCTGCAAAGAGCGTTGATGATTGTATTGTAAGCGTAAACATCATCGGGTTTGCAGTGATACTCTTTCATCCTAGCTAACGCCTCTTTCACAAAACCTTCTTCTCctagacatttcatcaaacaggTTATAGACGCCATGGTGACAACACTTCTTCCTCCGTCGAGAGACTCGCCGGAGAAACTCCCAGAGACCTTTAAAGTCGTTTGGTGAACAAACACGCCATGTCTCTGCAAGTGCGCCTCGATCCAGAAGAAGAACTCCGTTGCTTTCTGCAAACCGAGAGACGCTTTCTTAGGATCCATATACCCCCCCGGGACCTAGGACTAGGACTTCGAGACGGCGTCGTACTGATTGTTCACGGAGGTTTCTCTGTTTTAACGGTGATCGGTGACGGAAACCGTTTTGACGACCGATGGAAGGtggagagatgaagaagaatctGGGGATAGAGCGGAGAATGTCGGAGACGAGATGATGAGTCCATGGATTCGCGGCTTTTGCCCTCGAATGGACGGTTTTAGATCATTGCGGCGGCGAGCTGATCAGTAGTGCGGTTGCTTAACGGTGCTCTGTCCTAACTTCGAAGCGTTTAACTCTTTTTGAATTACAATTTAGCCCTGTAAGTTTTGAATTGATAGGTTCGGCCCTTCACTTATGATCAGATTTACAGCATTCCCTTTTTGATGTAGACAACTTTTTGACACccacatttttctttcttttcttttcaatcACAGAAATTCGAAAATTTCAGATATTAATTTATTGCTATATTGTGATCCGCCCTCTGAAACCACCAAATATTTTATATCGTAAAGTTAGTAACcaatacatcaaatattttgGTAGAGATATAAAAATGCTTATAAACTCGTCTCATTTAAATCCGTATCTTTTATGATCTCCCCGATTAAATTCCCAACCCATTTACACCAATTTTATTTTGGACATAATTAATAGATATGTTAACCCcttaattcatataaaaatgctattttttaaaaatatttatagagagTTTATAAACCCAACTCTAATCCCTtaatactaaaccttaaacaataatcactaaaacctaaacctaaatGTTAGTGTATTTTTTGATTGGTGGTATTTTGGACAAGTGGTACTTAGCTTGTGGTAtttctaaaaatctatattattaaaactaaagtatatttgggaattgtttggaaacatggatatgaGTATAAAAAGGAAtaatattgtttggaaacatagatagcagtatatttaaaaatatacataataggcttatgttattaaaaaaaattggaagtctATTATACTATGAAAAACAATCTATCTCGGTcatctttaatatatatacgaAAAAAGGTCAATCTAATTacctaaaaacatattttgtctaaataatcataaaaaaaaatttaactttatatacacatttcaaatcaaaataataatttaacatcaaaaattgat
The window above is part of the Brassica napus cultivar Da-Ae chromosome C3, Da-Ae, whole genome shotgun sequence genome. Proteins encoded here:
- the LOC111202946 gene encoding uncharacterized protein LOC111202946; the encoded protein is MTSPPQPPPEILVVIERTARVVAQLGLEHEKLILEANRCIENAPYKPPGSKTVLEVERSGFLKSCDHPYHQVYRKKRDAYFAQCQDGVIHFLRPKFDDDDDLKPPPNRDDPPPPPHPPPDDITPIDLGLVKVTALFVARYGQQFWHALIDMPMCPHFSFLKSSDKTFSYYNGLVGLYHRVLRPFPPDADEAPLGEFFRYVQLEKLHQKVTDLHALAYGLDCMDDRDASPLAMPPSFSLMTMPHHPNQDEDDIQPQCEPDPIPPYMFPERISLEELVIIKLTAFFVSRYGQCFLRALMMREVSNPHFDFLFFRWDQRPQFPSMEPAEIRSHVFNVLVYAYSKILMPSKRANDPGFCSVVVLAVFSSRLLRLEKPKLGEGVKTRAIIDLHAFVAGVDYLAHMHEPQYSGIMSPPQRLSVMIKNLQSPLQTPHPGILVLLPLGRKLSDYPQCSRSMCSHLEYTFPQSIGPDELGVIKLTALFVTRYGMSFMEALMKIAPTEFEFLKLTHSRRALFFAFIDVYSSVLKPFTKGGDHLAMALEFFFYCLQLNKLKKGVAVMELSAFLSGVDHFAWMDVNGYSAIVAAPECRSVMMNRLTQIDTGGGLDQPPTLRTPFSFPSNYYRFSSPHDIAIIKLTAVFVARYGVRICRELKKKLDARTVLKFMEPSDELFHFYEVAVHAYSNILEGSDDADTETVIERYFHCVQWEEQKEEGSMTFDDDLYGFVEAVDCFAQLEDGYFFQMMGNIHLHLVRPCDCLYEQTSSSEPKRRKVDESSSVIEDSSTIKVWVPTVYGRKVIKIAVGSLSEKVSSLKEKIANEIQMPAKDLKLRGKEGVLKGDKSLAQNDVETGEILTLTWRISRWY
- the LOC111203104 gene encoding pentatricopeptide repeat-containing protein At1g77405-like codes for the protein MDPKKASLGLQKATEFFFWIEAHLQRHGVFVHQTTLKVSGSFSGESLDGGRSVVTMASITCLMKCLGEEGFVKEALARMKEYHCKPDDVYAYNTIINALCRVGNFKKARFLLQLPITVDMGRIRRRMWEANRMFREMLFRVFAPDVYYSVTNEIERGVEMMGHGVPVSSTNTPLIHALLETRRVAEARGDGGGRVGS